The DNA region ACGCCGCGGCGCGACGCGCCCTGCGCATCGAGGTGGCCGTCGTGCTGGCGGTTACCTTCGCCTTGAGCGCCTACACCGCGCTGCTGAGGCTCATCGAAGGCGTGCTGCTCGGACTGTCGGACCAGACCGTCGCGATCAATCCGCGTCGATCACCGTTCGACCTCATCGACCTCGGCCTGAACCTGGCCGCGTTGTTCCAGCTGCTCGCCTGGGGGGCATTGGCGGTGTACCTGCTGTGGCGCAGCGGACACGGTCCGAGCAGCATCGGCCTGGGTCGGATCCGTTGGCGCGGGGACGTTCTCGGCGGCATCGGACTCGCGCTACTCATCGGCATACCCGGCCTGGCGCTGTACCAGATCGCCCGGACTCTCGGCGTGAACGCCTCGGTCGAACCCGCCGAGCTCAACGACACATGGTGGCGTATCGCGGTGCTGCTGCTGCTCTCTTTCGGCAACGGCTGGGCCGAGGAAGTCGTTGTGGTCGGATTTCTGCTCACCCGGTTTCGGCAATTACGCGTCAACCCGTGGATCGCACTGGTGGTGTCGAGCCTGCTGCGCGGCGTCTACCACCTCTACCAGGGATTCGGCGCCGGACTGGGCAACGTCGCGATGGGCCTGATCTTCGGCTATGTGTGGCAGCGCACGGGACGGCTGTGGCCACTGATCATCGCCCACACGCTGATCGACGCCGTGGCATTCGTCGGGTACTCGCTGCTGGCGGGGCAACTGGGCTGGCTGCGCTGAGCCGACTAACCTCTTTCTGTGACCGGAGGAGGTGCACCGGACCGGCGCGAGCCGCCGCACGTGATCCGGCGCGACCCGAACTACCGCCCGGTGTGGCCGCCCAACCCGCCCACACCGCCACGCCGGCGCACGCCTGCCCCGCCACCACCACGCCGGTCCGCTCCCCCGCCACCACCGCCGCCGCCACCCCCACCGGTGCGGCACCGTGGGCCGAACCCGCGGCCACCGAAACCGATGCGGCCGGCGCCACCCGCACCACGGGCCCAGCCGCCGCGCCGTCCGGCGCCGCCTCCGGGCCCGCCGCCCCGGCCACCACACCGCCGCCGGCGCCGCTGGCCGCGGATCGTGCTGGCCTGCCTGCTGGTGATGATCGCCGGGACCGTGGCCACCGGCGTGTGGATCGACACCGCCTTGAACAGGGTCGTCGCACTGCCCGACTATCCGGGCCGGCCGACCGCGGGCAAGGGCACCACGTGGCTGCTGGTCGGTTCCGACAGCCGCAGCGACCTCACCGTTGAGCAACAGGCCGCGCTGGCCACCGGTGGGGACCTGGGCAACAGCCGCACCGACACCATCCTGCTCGTACACCTGCCCGGCCTGGGTTCGTCGAGCACGGCGACCGTGGTGTCGCTGCCGCGCGACTCTTACGTCGAGATCCCGGGCTACGGCAGCGACAAGATCAACGCCGCATACTCCGTCGGCCGAGCACCGTTGCTGGCCCAAACGGTCGAACAGGCCACCGGTCTGCGCATCGACCACTATGCCGAAATCGGTTTCGGCGGGTTCGCCCGCCTGGTGGACGCGGTCGGCGGGGTGACGGTCTGCCCCTCCGAACCGATCAACGACCCGCTGGCGGGTCTCGACCTGGCGGCCGGTTGCCAACGCGTCGACGGCCCCACCGCTCTGGGGTTCGTGCGTACCCGCGCCACCCCGCGCGCCGATCTCGATCGGATGGTCAACCAACGACAGTTCATCTCCGCGCTGGTGCAGCGGGCCGCGAGCCCCGCGGTGTTTCTGAACCCGCTGCGCTGGTATCCGATGGCCCGCGGCGTCGCCGACACCCTCACTGTCGGCGCCGGTGACCACATCTGGGACCTGATCCGGTTGGGCGGGGCCCTGCGCGGGGACGTGCTGACGGTCACCGTGCCGATCGCAGAGTTCACCCACAACGGGTCCGGCGCCATCGTGGTGTGGGACAGCTCGACCGCCACGGAGCTCTTTGCGGCGCTGGCGACCGACACGCCCCTACCCCAGCACCTGCTGGACGCCGCCGATCCCTAGCGTCTAGCAAACTTTCTGAGGCCAGTCGGCAGCCGGTGTAGCGGGCATCACACCACCTCTCCAAACTAAGGCGACCCTTGGCTTATTTAGGCCGACCTTGGCTGACAATGCCCTCTGACCTGCTCTATTTTGGAGATATGACCACGACAGCTGTACTCGACGATGCACTCGACACCAAGTTCCACGGCCTGCTGCACGACCAGGTGCGCAGCGAACTCGGCGCGTCGCAGCAGTATCTGGCCATCGCCGTGCATTTCGACGCCGCCGACCTGCCTCAGCTGGCCAAGCTGTTCTACCGGCAGTCGGTCGAGGAACGTAACCACGCGATGATGCTGGTCCGCTATCTGGTCGACCGGGGTGTGCCCGTCGAGATCCCGTCGCTGGAGCCGGTGCGCAACGCCTTCGACACCCCCCGCGACGCGATCGGCGTGGCACTCGACCTCGAGCGCGCCGTCACCGACCAGTTCAGCCGGCTGGCGGCCACCGCCGGTGACGAGGGCGACTACCTCGGCGAGCAGTTCGTGCAGTGGTTCCTCAAGGAGCAGGTCGAGGAGGTGGCGTTGATGAGCACCCTGGTCCGGATCGCCGAGCGCGCCGGAGCCGACCTGTTCCATCTCGAGGACTTCGTCGCCCGCGAGGTCGGCGCATCCTCGGCCGATCCGACGGCACCGAAAGCCGCCGGCGGGTCGTTGTAGGTCCCGGTGATCGGGGCCGGTCGGGTTCAGTCCCGGCCGGCGCAGGTCAACCCGTCTTGGAGCCAGGCCTTCGTCCGCCCCGGATGGTTCGTCGCGATCCAGCCCACTCCCAGATCGCGGCAGTACTGCACATCCTCGTAGTGATCGACCGTCCAGCAATACAGCGCACGTCCCTGAGCTGCGGCGCGGTCCACCAGCTCGGGATGTTCCCGCAGCGTCGCGATCGACGGTCCCACCGCCGTGGCCCCGACGGTGGTGGCTGCGCTGCCGCCCACATAGCGTGACGTTTCACCGAGCAGAACCGTCGGCAGCATCGGCGCGGCGCGCCTGATCCGCCAGACCGCTGCGGCCGAGAACGACATCACCACTGCCCGGGACAGGTCCGCCGACAACGGCGCCGCGATGCCGTAACGCTGCAGCAGGGCCAATACTTTGGTCTCCACCAGCGCGCCATAGCGGACCGGATGCTTGGTTTCGATGAAGAGTTTGACCGGACGGTTCCAGTCGAGCACCAACTCCACCAGCTCATCAAGGGTCAACAAGCCGGTGTCACCGTGGCTGCCATCAGCGCGCCAACTCGGATGCCAGGCGCCGTAGTCGAGCTCCCGCAGCTGATCCAGCGTCATGTCGCTGACCAACCCGGTGCCGTTGGACGTGCGGTCGAGCCGGCGATCATGGACGCAGACCAGGTGCCCGTCACGGGTCAGCCGTACGTCGCACTCCACCCCGTCTGCGCCTTCTTCCAGCGCCCGCTCATAGGCCGCCCGGGTGTGTTCGGGAAGATCTGCCGAGGCGCCGCGGTGGGCCACCACGAACGGGTGGCCGCCGCCGGCCGGGGCAGAACTCATAGGCCTATGCTGCCGGGTTCCGGTCCCGCGCTTCAACCGCTCGGCCGTCGTCGGTCGTCTCAGCTGCAGGTTCTACCGACCGCTGATCGTCCGGTCGCACCGCCACAGGCACCCAGCGCTTCGACGGCCGTTCCACCGGCTGACGCTCGAAGCCCAGGAGCACCTGCAGCGCCAGCAACAGCGCCGCCAAACCGAACAGATAGGCCACGATCGAGGCCACCGTGTTATCGGCAATCCCCTGGGGGTCGGTGGTGAAACTGGTGGCGATCGAGAAGACCGACACCACAGTGCTGGCCACCCACACCAGCCACCACGCCACGATCGGACCGCGCAGCCACCTCTGGCGCGACTCGGCGTCGGCGAGTTCGATCACGTACACCGGCGCCCACGCCAGGTTCACCACCGGGATCAGGCAACCGGCACGCAGCGCCCACACCGGCCGCGGGTCCTGCTGACCAAGGTGCGCGAAGGCCGCGGCCCGCCGGGCGATCAGCCAGTTCGTCAGCACCACCGCACTGGCCACGATCATGAAGCCCGCAATGACACTGACGGCCACACCGCCCCAGGTCGCCGCTCCGGCCACCCACGGGTTGAGCAGTACCGAGCGGTTGACGATGAGCAGGATGTAGCGCACCAGGTGCACAAACGCCGCGGCGCCGAGCACCGCCATGGCGGTCACGATGGTCATCCGGACAGCAGTGGCCGACGGGCCGGTGCGCACCGGTTCCCGGCTCGCCGGCTCGTCGAAGTGCTCGACGAGGCCCCAGCGCGGGATGGCCGAATAGCGCGGCGTGGGGCCGAGGTCACGACGCCGACGGCGCGGTGGCGGCGGGGCGCCGGGGCGCACCGCCACCCAACGAAGACCGGCAGGCAACGACGGCGCGGGACGGCTGTCGGTGCGGGCACCGGCGGGCTGCGCCGGTCGTCCCCAGCCCGCGGTCGGTGCGGGACCCGAGGGCGCCAGCAGGGCGCCGCGACAGCGTGGGCACCACACCCGCTGCCGGTCGCGCACATTCCACCGCGTCCCACACTGGGAACACACTTGGATCATCGCACCAGGATAGAGCGACTGCGCCCGGCGGGGACCGGTCAGACCGAGCCCACCGCACCGCTGTCGGTGACCACCGCGCGACCGGCGCCCATCCACGCCAACATGCCGCCGGTGACGTTGACCGGCTCGAAACCGCGCTGGGCCAGGTATTGGGCCACCCGGTAGGAGCGGCCACCAACGTGGCAGACCACGAACAGCTGGGCTTCACGATCGATCTCGTCGAGGCGGGCCGGGATGTCGCCCATCGGGATGTGCCGGGCGCCCGGCACATGGCCGCGCTGCCACTCGTCGTCCTCCCGGACGTCCAGCAACACCACCGACGCGTCGAACGTCGTCGGCACCTCACCGATCTCTGCCTGCCGTACACCGGCATCGTCTGGCCCGTCCATAGGCCTCATGCTGACACGCCGACGTGACCGGGGCCACAATTCGCGGCAGCAATTGCGGCGCCGGCACCAACCTATCCACAGTTTCCACAGGTTCATCCACAGGCAATTCGGGCCGCCCACGCCCACCGAGGCCGGTCAGCCCGGCCTCAGCTCCGCACCGTTGTGGATAACGACAAACCGCGGCGCTCCGTGTTTTCACAGCTCGCCAACAGGCCGAGCGAAATTGCTCGATAGGCTAACCAAATGTGCTGTCGGGGCTGGCGGTCCTAGCCTGATTTTCCCGCAGCGAACAAATAGGGTTATGATCGGCGTCACAGGGGTCGTGTGTGACTGATCTCACTGAATCAGGAACCGGGGGAGAGAGTAAGCGTGCAGGTGAGGAGCTTTTGATGTCGTCGTCGATGGGTTCGGGGTCTGCTTTCCCCCCTTCGGAGTGGCAGTCCTCCTCGCGCGCCTACACCCGCAGCCAGTTGATGGCGTTGTTGCGTGCCGGGGTGATCGCCATCGTGCTGCTGGGCGTCCTGGCCCTGCTCGTACTGTTCTGATCCGACCGGTCACACTCCGTCGGGTCGCAAGACGCTGATGCGCCATCCGCGGACCGCCAGCACCACCCGGTAGGACTCGGCGGCCGGCACCCATCCGAAATGCCGCGAATCAGTGGCACCGAGCGCCGCCTGATTATCTGATCGCGCCTCGAACATCGACGCGGCCTCGGTCACCCGAACCGCGCCGACCCGCTTCACCAGATACATCGCACGTCCCCGCGGGTCGCGGAAAACCCGCACCTGACCGGGCCTGACGTCACCAGAGCGCACAGCCAGCAATCCGTCCCCGGGTCGCAGCGCCGGCCCCATGGAGTCCTCGACGACGACGAATCTGCGCAGCGGCCATCGCGATCGGAGCCCATGGTGCCACCGCATCGGCTAAGGGTAAGTTAGGGACATGCTGCATCGACTGTTCAACAACGCGACCCCCGCCCACGCCCACTGCGACTTGTTCTGCGGTGTCTACGATCCCGCGCAGGCCAAGATCGAAGCGCTGTCCTGCCTGAAAACCATCAAGAAGTACCACGAGTCCGACGACGAGCATTTCAAGACCCGCGCCATCATCATCAAGGAGCGTCAGGCCGGAGAGGTCAAGCACCACCTGACCGTGCTGTGGGCCGACTTCTTCACCCCGGAGCACTTCGAGCAGTTCCCCAACTTGCACCAGCTGTTCTGGGAAGGCGTCAAGGGCGCCGGCGACATCAAGAAGTCGCTCGACCCCGCCGTCGCCGAGAATGTCATCAAGATCATCGATCAGATCGCCGATATCTTCTGGCAGACCGACAAGGGCAAGCAGATGGGCGTCTACCCGCCTGCCTGAGGTCCTCCCACCCGTCCCAAACCCGGCTCGGTCTCACGACCGAGCCGGGTTTTTGTTGCGTTAGCACTCAACTCCACTTGCGTGCCAGCGGGGACCTACCGCATCCTGAGCGCATCGACCCATAGTCGTGTCGGGCATGAGCGCCACATGATCCCGGGAGGCGAGAGTGGATTTCGAGTCCAGTCGGGCGATCGGTATCGCCCCATTCCATTCGCGAGGATCCCTCAAGGGATTCGTGCTCTCCGGACGCTGGCCGGATTCCACCAAGGAGTGGGCACAGCTGCTCATGGTCGCGGTGCGCGTCGCATCACTGCCCGGGCTGCTCTCCACCACAACGATTTTCGGTGCACGCGAAGAACTCCCGGACGACCCCGAGCCGGGTACCGTCGGACTGGTGCTCGCCGAAGGACCGGTGGTCGGTGAATCCGCGGTGCCGCCTGGCCATTTCGCCGAGTGCCAACCGCCGGCGCTGTTGATGCTGCACCCGCCGTCGGAGACGACACCGTCGCTTCCCGAATGCACTGGTGCGGCGTCGGGCTGTGTACTGCTGCCGGGATTGCCCCACCTTGGACTGGAACACCGTGCGGCGTGGGTGGAGGCCGAGGCCGACGGCACCGTGACCTCGATGGTCAGCCGGGTCGGCGTCGACCCGATCAGCCACCCCGACACCGCCATACTGGCGATGCTGCTTGCTGCATAAGGCCTTTCGAACCACGTGATCCGGGCGCCCGAATCGTTTATTCGGGCACCCGAAATCACCTCGCCCACTGGCAATCTCACGCCGGATTGGTTAGCCTCGGCTACGTAAGCGAAGGGGAGTAGCCCCCAATCGTCGAGTCGACATACTGGCGTGAGCCCGGCCGGCGAACCACCCCCGGTGGTGGGCGAGACCTTCGACCGACGCCTGGCGGGCCTGAGGCCCGGTAGGCGGACTGTCGAAAGGTCGTGCCGTGCTCTCTGCCATTCTGGTCAGCCTCGCCGTCGTCTTCGTCGCCGAACTCGGCGACAAATCTCAGCTGATCACCATGACGTACTCGCTGCGCCATCGGTGGTGGGTGGTGCTCTCCGGTGTCGGCATCGCGGCGATGCTCGTCCACGGGCTGTCGGTGGCCATCGGGCACTTCCTGGGGATGGCACTACCCCAGCAGCCCATCGCGTTCGCCGCCGCCATCGCGTTCCTGCTCTTCGCAGTGTGGACGTGGCGGGAAGGGCGCAACGACGACCCCGAGGATGAGCCCCGCATCGCCGAACCACGCTTTGTCATCTTCGCGATCGTCTCGTCCTTCGTCCTGGCCGAGCTCGGCGACAAGACGATGCTTGCCACCGTCGCGCTGGCCAGTGACCGCCATTGGCTGGGGGTTTGGATCGGTGCCACGATCGGGATGGTCCTCGCCGACGGCGTCGCGATCGCGGCGGGCGTGCTGCTGCACAAACGTCTGCCTGAGCGGTTCCTGCATGCACTGGCCAGCGTGCTGTTCCTGCTGTTCGGGTTATTCCTGCTCTTCGACGGTGCGCTGGGATTGCCGTGGGTCGCGGTCGCCGTCACCGGTGGCACCGCACTGGCCGCTGTCGTCGTCGCGGTCGTGGCCTGGCGGAGGGGTCGGCATAATGCCACACCGATCGGTGAGAGTTCGGACACCCGCCGGTCCGCCACTGGCTACTGACAGTTTCACCGCCTGCGCACGGCCTACGCAGACCGGGAGTTTGCCGCGCGACATCGCTCAAAGCCTGCTCAACGGCCCCTTCGGGACAAG from Mycobacterium sp. SMC-4 includes:
- a CDS encoding CPBP family intramembrane glutamic endopeptidase, with protein sequence MSGSPDDLDAAARRALRIEVAVVLAVTFALSAYTALLRLIEGVLLGLSDQTVAINPRRSPFDLIDLGLNLAALFQLLAWGALAVYLLWRSGHGPSSIGLGRIRWRGDVLGGIGLALLIGIPGLALYQIARTLGVNASVEPAELNDTWWRIAVLLLLSFGNGWAEEVVVVGFLLTRFRQLRVNPWIALVVSSLLRGVYHLYQGFGAGLGNVAMGLIFGYVWQRTGRLWPLIIAHTLIDAVAFVGYSLLAGQLGWLR
- a CDS encoding LCP family protein; the protein is MTGGGAPDRREPPHVIRRDPNYRPVWPPNPPTPPRRRTPAPPPPRRSAPPPPPPPPPPPVRHRGPNPRPPKPMRPAPPAPRAQPPRRPAPPPGPPPRPPHRRRRRWPRIVLACLLVMIAGTVATGVWIDTALNRVVALPDYPGRPTAGKGTTWLLVGSDSRSDLTVEQQAALATGGDLGNSRTDTILLVHLPGLGSSSTATVVSLPRDSYVEIPGYGSDKINAAYSVGRAPLLAQTVEQATGLRIDHYAEIGFGGFARLVDAVGGVTVCPSEPINDPLAGLDLAAGCQRVDGPTALGFVRTRATPRADLDRMVNQRQFISALVQRAASPAVFLNPLRWYPMARGVADTLTVGAGDHIWDLIRLGGALRGDVLTVTVPIAEFTHNGSGAIVVWDSSTATELFAALATDTPLPQHLLDAADP
- a CDS encoding ferritin; the protein is MTTTAVLDDALDTKFHGLLHDQVRSELGASQQYLAIAVHFDAADLPQLAKLFYRQSVEERNHAMMLVRYLVDRGVPVEIPSLEPVRNAFDTPRDAIGVALDLERAVTDQFSRLAATAGDEGDYLGEQFVQWFLKEQVEEVALMSTLVRIAERAGADLFHLEDFVAREVGASSADPTAPKAAGGSL
- a CDS encoding glycerophosphodiester phosphodiesterase — protein: MSSAPAGGGHPFVVAHRGASADLPEHTRAAYERALEEGADGVECDVRLTRDGHLVCVHDRRLDRTSNGTGLVSDMTLDQLRELDYGAWHPSWRADGSHGDTGLLTLDELVELVLDWNRPVKLFIETKHPVRYGALVETKVLALLQRYGIAAPLSADLSRAVVMSFSAAAVWRIRRAAPMLPTVLLGETSRYVGGSAATTVGATAVGPSIATLREHPELVDRAAAQGRALYCWTVDHYEDVQYCRDLGVGWIATNHPGRTKAWLQDGLTCAGRD
- a CDS encoding DUF4328 domain-containing protein, which produces MIQVCSQCGTRWNVRDRQRVWCPRCRGALLAPSGPAPTAGWGRPAQPAGARTDSRPAPSLPAGLRWVAVRPGAPPPPRRRRRDLGPTPRYSAIPRWGLVEHFDEPASREPVRTGPSATAVRMTIVTAMAVLGAAAFVHLVRYILLIVNRSVLLNPWVAGAATWGGVAVSVIAGFMIVASAVVLTNWLIARRAAAFAHLGQQDPRPVWALRAGCLIPVVNLAWAPVYVIELADAESRQRWLRGPIVAWWLVWVASTVVSVFSIATSFTTDPQGIADNTVASIVAYLFGLAALLLALQVLLGFERQPVERPSKRWVPVAVRPDDQRSVEPAAETTDDGRAVEARDRNPAA
- a CDS encoding rhodanese-like domain-containing protein; translated protein: MDGPDDAGVRQAEIGEVPTTFDASVVLLDVREDDEWQRGHVPGARHIPMGDIPARLDEIDREAQLFVVCHVGGRSYRVAQYLAQRGFEPVNVTGGMLAWMGAGRAVVTDSGAVGSV
- a CDS encoding S26 family signal peptidase, coding for MRWHHGLRSRWPLRRFVVVEDSMGPALRPGDGLLAVRSGDVRPGQVRVFRDPRGRAMYLVKRVGAVRVTEAASMFEARSDNQAALGATDSRHFGWVPAAESYRVVLAVRGWRISVLRPDGV
- the sodN gene encoding superoxide dismutase, Ni, which produces MLHRLFNNATPAHAHCDLFCGVYDPAQAKIEALSCLKTIKKYHESDDEHFKTRAIIIKERQAGEVKHHLTVLWADFFTPEHFEQFPNLHQLFWEGVKGAGDIKKSLDPAVAENVIKIIDQIADIFWQTDKGKQMGVYPPA
- a CDS encoding peptidase, with translation MDFESSRAIGIAPFHSRGSLKGFVLSGRWPDSTKEWAQLLMVAVRVASLPGLLSTTTIFGAREELPDDPEPGTVGLVLAEGPVVGESAVPPGHFAECQPPALLMLHPPSETTPSLPECTGAASGCVLLPGLPHLGLEHRAAWVEAEADGTVTSMVSRVGVDPISHPDTAILAMLLAA
- a CDS encoding TMEM165/GDT1 family protein, whose protein sequence is MLSAILVSLAVVFVAELGDKSQLITMTYSLRHRWWVVLSGVGIAAMLVHGLSVAIGHFLGMALPQQPIAFAAAIAFLLFAVWTWREGRNDDPEDEPRIAEPRFVIFAIVSSFVLAELGDKTMLATVALASDRHWLGVWIGATIGMVLADGVAIAAGVLLHKRLPERFLHALASVLFLLFGLFLLFDGALGLPWVAVAVTGGTALAAVVVAVVAWRRGRHNATPIGESSDTRRSATGY